Sequence from the Rutidosis leptorrhynchoides isolate AG116_Rl617_1_P2 chromosome 3, CSIRO_AGI_Rlap_v1, whole genome shotgun sequence genome:
acatgagtcttgtaaagtgtgccacaaatgtgtccccgagcgaatatcatagcgcctcttgacaatttccatatgcctctactgaaatgactatcatagcccggtttatcgagagctactccggaaagtaaattcagccgaagatctggcacatggcggacatccttcaaagtgattgtgctcccggaacttgtgtttatcttgacatcaccaattccgacaatctcagcggaactggaatttcccatcttcacagctctaaagtctccagctttgtatgttgtgaagtattctttgtatggagtcacgtggtaggaagctgcagtatctaccacccattctgtgtcttctcgtgagatgtgaaggcatgtctcatcatgggttgaacaataagctacatcacctgtgatagcaactaatgtttctccacccttattcttcggctgtgaactgctttgaccttgttcctcttttaatctatagcagttcttcttcatatgtccctctaatccacaatgatgacatttatatgttggttttctgccatcagctgacctgcccctgctcttacttctgcctctccatttatttttgctactcattcgctgtctcccccgattctctgtgacaaaggcatgggtctgatctgtgcccatgtcctttctccttgcctcttcactgaatagggcatccttgaccattgacatggtaagtttgccattcggtgctgagttgctgagtgttactaccagcgtttcccaactatcgggaagggaactaagtaacagtagcgcctgaacttcatcgccaagcggcatctctacagagataactggttgaccaagttctgaaactcactggtatgctcggcaactgaagttccacttttgagcttcatgttgactaaacgcctcatcagcagcgctttattccgagcagtcttggcctggtacatgtcctccaactttttccagaggacatatgcgtctgtctcttgtgcaacatggtggaagacactatgatcaatccattgacggatctgaccaatagtttttcggtttgatttcttccactctttctctttggcagaatcagggtttatacccttcaattcaataggatcgaacaaatccttacagctgaggagatctttcatccgaggtttccacagcgtgtagtttgttgctgtgagcataatcatagctccggaagatgatgttgactcttctgtggacattatcaccttaaaaataatttttcaacacaaacggggttgaattgtagaaaacagagatcaccgttacgtccggaacggttgaaaatggtggaatagacacttcgcggcttaaatttcaCTTACGGGgctaaattataatttttataaacttcagggaccaaaaaaatgaaattctgaaaatttcagggaccaaattgtaaaatttcagaattgctataGTACCGCTACAGTACCgatacagtactgctacagtgacttgctacagtgccgccgctgctacagtgaattgctacagtgatcgtctcctccggcgaaaattccggcaccggtcgtcttctccggcgagattccggcgagttgaccaaactttgaccgcgttttctgggctcgttataactctgtttaagtcaccgttttttgcgttggactcggttcgacgagacgagtccaatggtacactcaaaattgaattttgagaaaacttcagaagacccaaaaattcaaccaacgtctctaaccaagctcttgataccacttgttaggaagaggggatcgcctggacgttgggagatataaatttgagagaaaaacaactctattactcacaagaatagatttacagagtattacaaaactcttaaaaaaaaaactctcaaaactcacacacactctctaggttgtgattacacttctctgagtgattttggataatttacaactgaggtttgcacctctatttatagtaaaaattctatggcggtggaatggtgtgaacggagaaggttggcgaccgtcatcgtcatcaactttgctacttccatatgaattgtcaaggttgcctactttgaatatctagaaggtgggcttctagattgtaggccggAAATCTTCAAACTAATAAGAGTAAAAGAAAGAAAATTTCATCTTTCACAAAGGCCTCCTGCTTCGACTTTTTCGCATCAATCAAGGCTTTCCATGTGTACAACCTGCAAAATCAAAAAGCGTTAAATTCGTGCCAGCAGTTGAAGACGAAACCAATATCATCTAAATTTAACACCAAATGTCGGAGCTCTGACCTTTACAACAATCTTCTCAAGGGTTTTGTTCAGTAGCAGTGGGTCCACTTTAGGTAAAAATACGATCTGCCTCAAAATATACACAAATATAGCAATACTTCTGTTTCCATATATAGATTTGGAATGTcacattttatatttatatttatatatttatattatttactaaCAAAATAGGGGTACTGTAACTAAAGCTTTGTAGAACCAACCGACTCGTTTGCCAAACATAGTTGAACGGTTGAACCCAATAACAATTGAAGTCCAACAAAACCCTTCAACTTGGCTAGCCCACCAACAATTATTTAAGTCCACAAATTCCCTTCATCTTTATCTTAGCATCGTAATCAACAACCCTAAAATTCCAAGCTTATCAAATCGATAATCAGAACCCTAATCGAAACACTAATCGCAACCCTAATCGCAGTCTAGAACCAAAATTAAGATTCAAGAATAACCCTTCTCGATTTTGAGACCTGATATGCAATTAAAGAACGATTCGCAAGTAACAGTGTTTGATTAACAGAAGCGAGAACGAGAATCGATCACAGGTGCGTTGTTGATTTCAATTTTGCATATAACATAAATGTATTAATTAAAGGTCTAATCTTTTTTGTATTGGCTGTAATCTGTTAATACTTATTGACCTTTTCATCAAGCAAATATCTGTGTGGTTAATTGGCTGTAATATGTTGAATACTTATCAACCTTTTCATCAAAGGTTTGATCTTTGTGGTTAATTGGCTGTAATCTGTTGAATACTCATTGACCTTTTCATTAAAGGTTTGATCTTTGTGGTTAATTGGCTGTAATGTGTTGAATACTTATTAACCTTTTCATTAAAGGTTTGATCTTTGTGGTTAACTGGCTCTATTCTGTTGAATACTTATTAATCTTTTCATTAAAGGTTTGATCTTTGTGGTTAATTGGCTGTAATCTGTTGAATACTCATTAACCTTTTCATTAAAGGTTTGACCTTTGTGGTTAAAGTGATCTAAATCTGTTGACCTCTTGTAAGGAACTCAACCACTGGGCTAACAATTATTTAAGTCCACAAATTCCCTTCATCTTTATCTTAGCATCGTAATCAACAACCCTAAAATTCCAAGCTTATCAAATCGATAATCAGAACCCTAATCGAAACACTAATCGCAACCCTAATCGCAGTCTAGAACCAAAATTAAGATTCAAGAATAACCCTTCTCGATTTTGAGACCTGATATGCAATTAAAGAACGATTCGCAAGTAACAGTGTTTGATTAACAGAAGCGAGAACGAGAATCGATCACAGGTGCGTTGTTGATTTCAATTTTGCATATAACATAAATGTATTAATTAAAGGTCTAATCTTTTTTGTATTGGCTGTAATCTGTTAATACTTATTGACCTTTTCATCAAGCAAATATCTGTGTGGTTAATTGGCTGTAATATGTTGAATACTTATCAACCTTTTCATCAAAGGTTTGATCTTTGTGGTTAATTGGCTGTAATCTGTTGAATACTCATTGACCTTTTCATTAAAGGTTTGATCTTTGTGGTTAATTGGCTGTAATGTGTTGAATACTTATTAACCTTTTCATTAAAGGTTTGATCTTTGTGGTTAACTGGCTCTAATCTGTTGAATACTTATTAATCTTTTCATTAAAGGTTTGATCTTTGTGGTTAATTGGCTGTAATCTGTTGAATACTCATTAACCTTTTCATTAAAGGTTTGACCTTTGTGGTTAAAGTGATCTAAATCTGTTGACCTCTTGTAAGGAACTCAACCACTGGGCTGGGCTATCTTGTTGTTTTAACAATTTTTAATACGGAGTAGTTATTAGAGTCTAGCTAAAACTACTTTCCTACATACAATAGTTTTCTGTTGCATACTCACCTTTGATGAAAATTTTAGATGGAGCAGATGCAGAATTGTTGCAGTTCAGTGTGTCTTCCTCGAATGCCTCCCCTGTCACCAAATTATCCATGGTTGGTTTCTCAGAACCTTGAATCCCTGTTTATGTGTGTTTATGGTGTATGTTTGATTGATTCATGGTCATATTTTATGTAGGTTGAAAGGTGATAATGGAGAAGCCAAGTGCACACTTTACCCTAAGAAAGAAAAAGACCGGGATGATAAAATAGTGTTAAGATTACGTGTGGGTGATGAGGATGAACTTATTAGTGGCACTATGAATGAATCCCAAGTGCCTTATATTCCATTTGATATATTGGAGACGATTATGAAGTCGTGTGTTGGTGTGGAATACATGCATTTTCGCGCTACATGCAAACGTTGTCATCTAGCAGCACCTTTGATACAATTCAGTAAAGAACCGGGATTAAGAAGATTGCATCACAAGTATTCAGTAATCTCACCTTGGCTAATGGTTCTAGACAAAGATCGAAACGTTATCACTTTTATAGATCCCGTATTCGGTGATAGATATTTTATGCGAAACTTCTATGTATCATGGGTGAATGACATAATATATTCGAGGTTCGGTTGGTTGTTAGTCTATAGCAACGTCCTTATACCCCGTTTGATATTCTTTAATCCCTTCACGGATGAAATCCATGAGGTTCCACGAGCGCCTGATAATTTAATAAACTTGTGTTTCTCGGCGCCACCTACATCATATGATT
This genomic interval carries:
- the LOC139896539 gene encoding F-box/kelch-repeat protein At1g57790-like isoform X1 — translated: MEQMQNCCSSVCLPRMPPLSPNYPWLKGDNGEAKCTLYPKKEKDRDDKIVLRLRVGDEDELISGTMNESQVPYIPFDILETIMKSCVGVEYMHFRATCKRCHLAAPLIQFSKEPGLRRLHHKYSVISPWLMVLDKDRNVITFIDPVFGDRYFMRNFYVSWVNDIIYSRFGWLLVYSNVLIPRLIFFNPFTDEIHEVPRAPDNLINLCFSAPPTSYDCMVVGFTTLLECFVYGEYPGRERRWRQIRLDFGGENPSSFCYPTFCDNVVYYLRNDGELYVFEDLWIERYSWKQVGAKVPSSSSNRASFFLVKCDVRLLLVIVDVDGESVEVFKLINDDDDDSVKKRWEKIESLGRYMIYISDSTCLCIEAKIHEMENKIFFSRLHSKKRNNIVFYSLDTCKYHTFNGKNIQEPFDNFFGTTQFLFPHTWIEPCWS